From Gemmatimonas sp., a single genomic window includes:
- a CDS encoding thioesterase family protein encodes MAAMVSETISELRVRYAETDQMGVVYHANYLVWCELGRTDFIRALGKSYAELERDGVLLAVSDVTMRFHASARYDDPIRVHTRLTSAGSRGLAFAYRVMRADTDTLLVSATTALVSIDKTGRLAAMPRDVRAVLEAAVMPAGHAR; translated from the coding sequence ATGGCTGCCATGGTGTCCGAAACGATTTCCGAACTGCGGGTGCGATACGCGGAAACCGACCAGATGGGGGTCGTGTATCACGCCAACTATCTCGTGTGGTGCGAACTTGGCCGGACTGACTTCATACGCGCACTGGGAAAGTCGTACGCCGAACTCGAACGCGATGGTGTGCTCTTGGCCGTTTCCGACGTGACCATGCGCTTTCACGCGTCCGCGCGATATGACGATCCGATCCGGGTGCATACGCGGCTCACGTCAGCGGGGTCGCGCGGACTTGCCTTCGCGTATCGCGTGATGCGTGCCGACACGGACACCCTGCTGGTGTCCGCGACCACCGCGCTGGTCTCCATCGACAAGACCGGGCGCTTGGCGGCGATGCCGCGTGACGTGCGCGCCGTACTCGAGGCGGCGGTCATGCCGGCAGGCCATGCGCGGTAA